The window AAATGCTTCCGATGAAACACTTTTTCTCTCTTTATCTCTGCCTTCCTGCATTGCTCCCCGAAATGCGCCCATTCCTCGATAAGCTCTTTCGTATTTAGCTGCCGCCTGGGTCTCGTGTTCCCTCAATGCCTGCATTTTATTTTCCAATGATAAAGTAATATCTTCAAAATAATTGGGAGACATTAAAGGTGACCAGACTTCATAAGCTAAAATAACCGAGATGGAAAAAGGTTCCTCTTTGACGCCGCCATACCCTCTAAACCATTTACCGGGTGCCATATTAATTACATCCAAGGCCGCTCGACTAACAATCCGATGGTCTACGTGAGCGTCATTATCGTGGGGAATATAGCAAATATCAGGTCTAATTCGTCTAACCAATTTCAGAAGTTCAAACCTCATT is drawn from Patescibacteria group bacterium and contains these coding sequences:
- a CDS encoding PIG-L family deacetylase — encoded protein: MKNKKSRASRILVVAPHPDDDLIGCGGSMVKHLEKGNEVFVIYITNGDAECLQFQSDKFSKIRRKETISAARCLGLKVENLFFLNEKPWQLNEERMRFELLKLVRRIRPDICYIPHDNDAHVDHRIVSRAALDVINMAPGKWFRGYGGVKEEPFSISVILAYEVWSPLMSPNYFEDITLSLENKMQALREHETQAAAKYERAYRGMGAFRGAMQEGRDKERKSVSSEAF